The DNA region ACCGAAGTCTAGCCATAAAGGATGCCATAACCTACTCGGAATGCCGAATAGGACCCTCGAACCAATCTGCTTGAGCCGTGCCTTTCTACTTCGGAGAGGCTTGAAATGATTAACATCTCTCAAGTACAAATTCTACGTTaaaatacgaatctaaggatacccataaTGCCATAGTTTACCCCCAAAcccaaaaatagagaaaaaatagCCAAATCTGAGCCACTAGGGCAAAACtgtattttcattaaaaaattgggttcaatatagtcaaaatagaacCCTACAAGTCTAGATgagtccaatgatacccatattacaGTACATTAATTCGAAAACCAAAACGAACCCAAAAAGCTGACCCCGAGCTCGAAAgggcaaaaatggaattttaacttaacaaaaGTTTACCATAGTCATATTAGTCCAAATCCAAAATATCCAATCAAAAAGCCATGACCTTTGCATCCAATTTCcctttttcctcaatttttaCTTTAGGGCTAAAACCCGTAATTTTGAACCCAAaaacataatttaaaaatactaaTTAAGGATAGGAATCAAGGAGAAATTAAGGATTTTGGATTATAATCTTATTTCCAAGCTTAGATGAGCAAAACCCCTTTGAGAATCTCCAAACCGAACTCTAGAACTTGTGAGAAAAGTAACTATATCCCGAAACAGGTGGAAATTAAAAAAGACCAGCAGTTGTTGCCGTCCAAAACAGGTTCTAGATGATCACGAAGCTCACTTTTGAGAATCCTAATAAAATCCTTGTGAAATCCCACCCAAGATAGCCTTATGAATCACCCAATTATATGATGCTTTTAAGTTGTGGAAAGAATGCAGGATTTTTAAGGGCGAACTTAGGggcaaaatcataattttcagTAAAATTACACCAGAAAACCAGCAGTTAATTTCTTTAGTAAAATGGTTATATCTCCCTCGTACGATGGCGAAACGTGACGAGTCTTATTGCTACAGCTTCGAAATTACGATACGAATCTAACGGTTCaatcaaaacacaaaacaaaggccGTTTTCTCATTATGGTACCTTTTTTGCTAATATGGCATCGAAACCAAAAACAAACACCATACAACTCAAACACATCCAAAACTCATTGGCATCTTACCAGAATTTGTGGACAAGACCAAAATCATTATACAAACCTGCGcgaactctcaaaacatccaaacgGGGCAGTCTTAATCCAATTTTTTCCATGGTCAACTCctttttttaaatgaattaaGCCCATCTAGGCTTTTTATTTAATCTGCAAagttcaaaacaaaaaagagatgATTGAGCCCAAAAATAAGGCCCAAcccaaaataaaacaaaaaacaaaaaacaaaacattaAAAATTTGTCCTAAAACCAATTTGGAAAGTTCCTGTTGAAACCCTATCTGTTATTCATTGACTTGTCCTCTCAAACTTCTCCATCGCCGATGTGGCGATGATGAGTAGTATGAACTGCGGTTGAGCTCCTCCGATGGCTTTGATCCACTTCTCTCCTTGCTTTCGTCTTCTTGTTGTTACTTTGCTATCATCCACGTAAGTGATTTATTCTTCCTCAATCcttgcatttcatatgatttttactttgtcttcccaattttaatccttttctttggTTGCATATGTTGAGCTTTAGCTTGATTTGGCCTAGAAATAGTTGTTTTCATGGTGGTCTAACCTCGTTCCACTTTTCTCCTCCAAGTATGTTCCTCTTCGCCTTCTAGTACTAAATCTTGAAGATTTGACTTTTGTTCATTTGAATGAGCATCTACTGATGCTAATGCCATAAATCCAACATCCATCAAACTTACTAAATCTAGTCTAGATTGCATTGTTTTTTTCAGAAACCTGTTGCCTTTGTTGCTGCTTGTCAAAAACATGTTCTTCTTTACATATGTGTTGCAATCCTATTCCTTTGCCTTGATTTATTGTTGTTTCCATACTATGACCCTTTGTGACTTGCAATCTTTGCGTGTACTACTGTTATTCTTGCCCCTTTTGAATTCCCGTGCCTCATTTTGTTATTCAAAATCCTGGTATGAAAGCTTGACTTGCAAAATTGTTCTTCCCTTGTCTGATTTTGATGCTGTGATATGGATCCTGTTTTTTGAAACTTTGAACTTCTTATTATTCCCTCCAATCTGTTCATGTTTATGTAGCATCCTTAGATAGATTACCTGCAAAAAATAAAACAGCATTAGTAAAACATACCATCATGTTCTTCTCCCAAAGGATTTGAACATGGTCATATACACTCCTGTCCAGCTTAATCCATTCCTTCTTATCTGCTATCTCTTCTTAGAATGTAGATTGCACTTCATCTGCAGACTTTAATTCTAAGATGAGGCATTTGAGACTTGTCACTATTAATAATCCTTCTCTGGTCAACCCTCAAGCTCCATGAATCCATTGCACTTTACTGGTCCATTGTCTAAAGCAGTGTTAGCTAGAGAATCAGCTAACTTATTTCCTTCCCTTAAAATATGCTCTAACTGAACCCTTTTTTCCAACAATCAACTCCTTCATGCTCTCAAAACAACCTACAATGCTCAATGGTGGCTTCCATACAATGCTCAATGGTGGCTTCCATCTTTCTTTAATACGTTCTGAACCAATTGTGAACCTGTGTGAATGATTTTGTGATTCAGTTGCTGTTGATTACACCATTTAACTGCCTCTAAAACTGCCAAAGCTTCCACCTCTATATTTGTTGGAAACCCTGTACCTTCAGCCTGTGCATAGATCAAATCCCCTTCAGAATTCCTGATGCCAAATCCATATGCCCCTCTACCTGGATTGCCTCTAGATGCACCATCTGTGTTGCATAAGAGCCATCCTTGTGGAGGAAGCTTCCACAACACCTTTGTCACTTTCAACCTTTTCTTGTACCCTTCCATTAACATAATCAGATCACCCTATCTATTAGGAATATATGTTAAAGAAGGATTCCTGAATTGTACCAATCTCTGAATAGTCAAATACACCTGATAAATGCATCTACCAATTGATCTTCCTTGTCCATGTTTTATAGCATTCCTCCACTTCCATAACTCCAATATGATTACAACAGGTATAGCTTGAAAAATAGGCTTGAGTCTCTCATTGACAGAAATTGTCCACCATTTTACAATAATTTGTCAGTAATTGTATTCCTACAAAATTCAAGCTTTTAGTGAACCAAAGTATGACCAAGTCTTATAAGCAGCATAAGACTTAGCAAATAAATGTTGTACAGTCTCCTCCTTAGGACTAGAATAGCACCAACATCTAGATGCCAAATTGAATGGCATCTTTTTCAACACATCAAGTACTGGAATTTTAAATTTCTAGCATCTCCACATAAGAAAGGATATTTTGAAAGGCAATCCTTTAATCCAAATTTATAGATCTCTTGCTTCTGCCCCCTTAATTTGAAGCATTCCCAAGCTGGTTTCACTAAAAATTCTCCTCTTTTATCAAGTAACCACCAAGGAGTATCCATCCTTCTTTAGGCATTAGGTGTTATAGTCTCTGTGACTTGTTTGACGATATCGTCAGGTAGAAATTCTGTCAATTTATCCACATCCCATTTGCCATCCACTAccatttcattcacattttgaaTTCTTTCATTATAGGTAACAGTTCCTATAGCATAATACAATGATCCTAGCCCTTtccaattatcaaaccaaaaTTGGGCATCTCCCATCTTCACTTGAAACTAAATAAGTTGTTCAGTAATATCTCTGGCATTTATCATCTTCTTCCAAGTCTGAGTGCCATACTTTCATTGTGCAATAACTGGATGCACCTTCTTGATACTTGTTACTCATGTAAGAACTCCACAATGAGGGGAGAGTTCTAAAATTCCACCAAATTTTACAATATAGAGCCATGGATACATCATGCATAGATCTGAATCCTAATCCTCCTTCCTTTTCTGGAATACACATCTTCAGCCAAGAGGACCAGTGTCTGCTCTTTCCCCCAACAGTATTAGTCCAGTAAAATTGAGCAAACTTATAACACTATCAAGGGAATTCATAGCAATAATAAGTGAATGGGCGTTCCTTGTAACACATGCTTTATTAGAACAGCCCTCCCTCCAAAAGATAACTTCTTTCCTTTACAAGATTGAAGTCTATTCATAATCTTCATCAGAGTATGGTTAAAAAATCTTTCCTCCTTCTGCTATAGAAAATAGGACACCCCAAATAAGTAAATGGGAAATCTTTTCTTCCTATCCCAGTAACCACTTCCACAATCACTTAGATGTCTCCTGGCGCATTGTGATGTAGATATACTGCACTTTTCACCTTATTAACCTTCTGTCCAAATGTTTTTTCATACTTCCCTAAAACTTCCATAATTACCTGGAAGGATAATATATCAACTGAGGAAAAAATgatcatatcatatgtatatgtcaGATGATTAATTTATGGACTTCATTTTGAGATACCAAACCGTATGAATTAAGGGACCTAATGTATTGCATTAAGGTTTCTTGTAAGCACTTCTGCAGCCAAAATAAACAAAGTAGGTGACAAAGGATCCCCTATTTAACTCCTCTAGAAGATTGGAAAAAACCATGTTGTTGACCATTTATAAGCACGCAGTACCAATTGTTGCCAATAATCCTAAACACTATGTCTATCAACCTTCTCGAAAGCCCATCTTCATCAAAACCTTGGTGAGAAACGACCATGACACCCTATCATATGCCTTTGCCATGTCTAATTTCATTACCACATTTGCAATAATTTCCTGAGTGAGTAACACATTTTTTCAAGATGCTTCTTCCCTTCACAAAACCAGCCTAGTTTAGTGATCTAATATCTCGGCAACCCATCACTAGTCTATCAAGAATTAATCAAGAGAAGATTTTGTTGACAAAATTACTCGGACTAATAGGTCTCATGTCGAAAAGGAGTTAATGATATCCTTTTTTGGCAATAAGACCAGATTAGTATGAGTGATAAACTTGGGTAATTCAAAGACTACATAAAAAAAACTCTTACCATATCGGAATATCTTTCCCAATTATATGCCAACAAGTTTGATAAAAAACTCCAGTAAAGCCATCAGGTCCTCCAAAGACTATCCCCATTAAGATTGATGATCACCTTTTTCACTTCTTCCTCTACTGGCATCTCCGAGGTCCTACTATTTTGCTCCTCTTGGATAATCGGTTGGTACCCGATCCGagaatttcaaaatcaaagattCTTCTTCTCTAGTAAATTGCTCGAAAATTATCTTATAGCTTCAACATTTATTTCCTCCTGGTTTTCCAACCATATGCCCTGTTGATCCTGAATTCTTCTTTATTGAAATCTCTTCCTTCTCCCTTGGACATAAGCATGAAAGAATTTTGTATTCCTATCACCATCCTGAAACCATTGCATTCCATCCTTTTGTTTCAAAAATTCCTCCTCAAGATGAAGGTATCTATTCATATCTGCTTGCACCCTATATAGTTTCTCTCTTTTATTAGGGGTAAGTTGAAGTTCAAATTGAATCTCATGTACCTTGATCACTTCCTCTAAAGTCTCAATATCTTGGAAAATATTTCCAAAAGTATCCTTACTCCATTGAACTAAAGCATCCTTAACCTTTTTCAGCTTGAAATGAAAAGGAGTAAATGGATTTGCCAGAAAATTAGTAGTGTAGTGAGTTCTTACCAAATCTAGGAAAGTttcatttttaacccaaaaattaaGAAACTTAAAAGGTTTCTTAATTGGTATTGTGCTCCCGGAATATGAAATCAAAAGAGGGGCATGATCTGAGCCATTTCTAATCAAATGATTCACCTCAATGCCTGGAAAAACTTGTTGCAATCTCAAATTACCTAAACATCTGTCTAATCTTTTTATAATGCAGTCATCCCCACTTTGCCAATTCCACCATTTCAATATTCTATCTCACAATTCTTCATACACACTTTAAAATCTTGAATTTCATTTGCCCCAACTGCTAGACCCCCATACTTCTCTTTCTCAGACATAATGACATTAAAGTCACCTGCTATCATCCATGGTCTATTAATATTAGTAGCCAAATCTTCTAGACTATCCTATAAATCCAATCTCTCCCTATTTGTGCATTTAGCATATATCATAGATACCATTATCTCCTCATGCAACCCATTACTATTAAGCTTAACGGTAATTTGTTGCTCATGAT from Lycium ferocissimum isolate CSIRO_LF1 unplaced genomic scaffold, AGI_CSIRO_Lferr_CH_V1 ctg3885, whole genome shotgun sequence includes:
- the LOC132044231 gene encoding uncharacterized protein LOC132044231; the protein is MEPFQQLDKIEEYKRRLGMHTAVVNSSGKIWIFVEDFFEVEILADHEQQITVKLNSNGLHEEIMDSLEDLATNINRPWMIAGDFNVIMSEKEKYGGLAVGANEIQDFKVCMKNCIEVNHLIRNGSDHAPLLISYSGSTIPIKKPFKFLNFWVKNETFLDLVRTHYTTNFLANPFTPFHFKLKKVKDALVQWSKDTFGNIFQDIETLEEVIKVHEIQFELQLTPNKREKLYRVQADMNRYLHLEEEFLKQKDGMQWFQDGDRNTKFFHAYVQGRRKRFQ